A single region of the uncultured Flavobacterium sp. genome encodes:
- a CDS encoding ElyC/SanA/YdcF family protein: MKKYFKIFLFLAIIGLIAVVSVNYYVKSTTKKDIYYSLKRFPKNDVGIIFGAGINGNQPSKYLKDRLDAGILLYKSKRINKILLSGDNGRDEHDEITVMKNYCFNHGVDTTKIFVDYAGFDTYSTMYRAKHIFKIKKATLITQEYHLNRAIYIGQKLGIKSVGYSANHGEYLGYKYVCFREYSSRFKSFLDVLRNREPRFVGNPIDINGVSNYSKDDKR; encoded by the coding sequence TTGAAAAAATATTTTAAAATTTTCCTTTTCCTTGCAATTATCGGATTGATTGCTGTTGTCTCTGTAAATTATTACGTAAAATCAACAACTAAAAAAGACATTTATTATTCCCTTAAAAGATTTCCAAAAAATGATGTGGGAATTATTTTTGGTGCGGGAATTAATGGGAACCAGCCAAGCAAATATTTAAAAGACAGACTTGATGCCGGAATTCTGTTATACAAATCAAAACGTATCAATAAAATTCTGCTTTCAGGAGATAATGGCCGTGATGAACATGATGAAATAACGGTAATGAAAAACTACTGTTTTAATCACGGAGTAGACACTACAAAAATCTTTGTTGATTATGCCGGTTTCGATACTTATTCAACAATGTATCGCGCTAAGCATATTTTTAAAATCAAAAAAGCGACTTTAATTACTCAGGAATATCATTTAAACCGAGCAATTTATATCGGACAAAAACTCGGAATTAAATCTGTTGGTTATTCTGCCAATCATGGAGAATATCTTGGATATAAATATGTTTGTTTTAGAGAATATAGTTCCAGATTTAAATCTTTTTTGGATGTTTTAAGAAATCGGGAGCCTCGGTTTGTTGGAAATCCAATTGATATCAATGGAGTTTCAAATTATTCTAAAGACGATAAAAGATAA